A region from the Oceanidesulfovibrio marinus genome encodes:
- a CDS encoding succinate--CoA ligase subunit alpha produces the protein MSIFIDQSNKVVVQGMTGKEGSYWTKHMQDMGTNVVFGSTPGKEGQQVEGIPVYHTIRRGLRDHDVDTAMLFVPPAYTKDAIFEALDAGIRKIVTIADGIPLHELLQIRSAAKSCGAMVVGGNTSGVISPGKAMMGVLPYWIERVYKPGRIGVMTRSGSLTNEVTAEVVKAGFGVSTLMGVGGDSVPLTRFAEILPLYQADPDTDAVVIIGELGGTMEEEVAQAMESGAFTKPLVAFIGGRTAPKGKRMGHAGAIVTGSKGTVEAKVEALTSAGGRVAKKPSMLGPVLRELIT, from the coding sequence ATGAGCATCTTCATCGATCAAAGCAACAAGGTCGTGGTCCAGGGCATGACCGGCAAGGAAGGCAGTTACTGGACCAAGCACATGCAGGACATGGGGACCAACGTTGTCTTCGGCAGCACTCCCGGCAAGGAAGGACAGCAGGTCGAAGGCATCCCGGTCTACCACACCATCCGCAGGGGCCTGCGCGACCACGACGTGGACACGGCCATGCTTTTCGTGCCCCCGGCCTACACCAAGGACGCCATCTTCGAGGCCCTGGATGCGGGTATCCGCAAGATCGTGACCATCGCCGACGGCATTCCGCTGCATGAGCTGCTTCAGATCCGTAGCGCGGCCAAGTCCTGCGGGGCCATGGTGGTCGGCGGCAACACCTCGGGCGTCATCTCTCCCGGCAAGGCCATGATGGGCGTGCTGCCCTACTGGATCGAACGGGTCTACAAGCCCGGCCGCATCGGCGTCATGACGCGCAGCGGCTCCCTGACCAACGAGGTCACGGCCGAAGTGGTCAAGGCCGGGTTCGGCGTCTCGACCCTCATGGGCGTGGGCGGAGACTCGGTGCCGCTGACCCGGTTCGCCGAGATCCTGCCCCTCTACCAGGCTGACCCCGACACAGACGCCGTCGTCATCATCGGCGAGCTTGGCGGAACCATGGAGGAAGAGGTGGCCCAGGCCATGGAGAGCGGCGCCTTCACCAAGCCGCTGGTGGCCTTCATCGGAGGCCGCACGGCGCCCAAGGGTAAACGCATGGGCCACGCTGGAGCCATCGTTACCGGCAGCAAAGGGACTGTCGAGGCAAAGGTTGAGGCTCTGACCTCCGCGGGTGGGCGAGTCGCCAAGAAGCCCAGCATGCTCGGCCCCGTACTCCGCGAGCTCATTACATGA
- a CDS encoding succinate--CoA ligase subunit beta yields MKLFEYQAKDAFRQCGIPVPAGVLAGSIDEVSTALDEFTMPCVVKSQVLHGGRGKAGLVRVVDNADAAREYARSLFEERGVRRVLLEGAVEFENELYLAITVDAAAAKATILACAEGGVDIEELAATAPEKIVTQMVDLDRGLSGFHMRNIAFGLGLTGDRIKAFNKVLSALYQAFRKFDAELIEINPLFMTKEGTFIAGDGKLSIDDNSIARQPGYEITRDHFDHEIEYEAALAGIPYLQFDGDISLMCAGAGLTTTVFDLINYAGGSVANYLEFGGPNYTRAVDAMELCLKNEQAKVILIVTFGTVARADVIAKGLADAVAKFKPSIPIVTCIRGTNEEEAFQILRDLGLTPLSETEEAVQQAVDIAAGRIS; encoded by the coding sequence ATGAAACTGTTTGAGTACCAAGCCAAGGACGCCTTCCGACAATGCGGCATCCCCGTCCCTGCGGGTGTGCTTGCCGGCAGTATCGACGAGGTTTCGACAGCTCTCGACGAGTTCACCATGCCGTGCGTGGTCAAGTCCCAGGTGCTCCATGGCGGGCGCGGCAAAGCCGGACTGGTCCGGGTCGTTGATAACGCGGACGCCGCCCGTGAGTACGCCCGCTCCCTCTTTGAGGAACGCGGCGTGCGCAGGGTGCTGCTTGAAGGGGCCGTGGAGTTCGAAAACGAGCTCTACCTGGCCATTACCGTGGATGCCGCCGCAGCCAAGGCGACCATCCTGGCCTGCGCCGAGGGCGGCGTGGACATTGAAGAGCTCGCCGCCACCGCACCGGAAAAGATCGTCACCCAGATGGTGGATCTGGACCGAGGCCTCTCGGGCTTCCACATGCGCAACATCGCCTTCGGGCTCGGCTTGACCGGTGACAGGATCAAGGCCTTCAACAAGGTCCTCTCGGCGCTGTATCAGGCATTCCGCAAGTTCGACGCCGAGCTGATCGAGATCAACCCCCTCTTCATGACCAAGGAAGGGACCTTCATAGCCGGCGACGGCAAGCTCTCCATCGATGACAACTCCATCGCGCGCCAGCCAGGCTACGAGATCACCCGCGACCACTTCGACCATGAGATCGAGTACGAAGCTGCGCTGGCCGGTATCCCCTATCTGCAGTTTGACGGCGACATCAGCCTCATGTGCGCCGGAGCGGGACTGACCACCACGGTCTTCGATCTCATCAACTACGCCGGCGGCTCCGTGGCCAACTACCTCGAATTCGGCGGCCCCAACTACACGCGGGCTGTGGACGCCATGGAGCTGTGCCTCAAGAACGAGCAGGCCAAGGTCATCCTCATCGTAACCTTCGGCACCGTGGCCAGGGCCGACGTCATCGCCAAGGGCCTGGCCGACGCCGTGGCCAAGTTCAAGCCATCCATTCCCATCGTGACCTGCATCCGCGGGACCAACGAGGAGGAGGCGTTCCAGATACTCCGGGACCTGGGCCTGACGCCCCTGTCCGAGACCGAGGAGGCGGTGCAGCAGGCCGTGGATATCGCCGCAGGGAGGATTTCATGA
- a CDS encoding aldehyde dehydrogenase family protein: MSRVDELIQAGRKAQQQVAGYTQKQIDDVCLAVGWALYNDDNVHALAKLAVEETGYGNYESKVTKHKRKVGGAVEDIIGKTSVGLIERNEETGISKYAKPVGLVCAILPATNPTATAGTKAVAILKGRNAVIFRPSSRARKASSMAVEYMREALRRIGAPADLVQIYSDADIPTTGELMQKCDLVVATGGGPMVRAAYSSGTPSYGVGVGNAVCIIADDADVKEAVAMIASSKTFDYATSCSSENSIIVQRGILDEVLDEIRANKGYICSPEEKAKLRKWMWQVNDKGKLKINGKVVAQSATRIAADAGIKVPADTSMLVVMGDEPAVEDKFADEKLSPVLTVFTYDGFDEALAKIASITDRYGRGHSMGIHTYRTDYIERMGQTMLTSRITVRQPMAAANGGHAMNYMPPTATLGCGTWGKNSTTENIHYKHFLNVTWVNEPRPAREFSEDAIWGDFFERIGHSVREGDSYETV, encoded by the coding sequence ATGAGCAGAGTAGACGAACTCATTCAGGCCGGTCGCAAAGCGCAACAACAGGTAGCCGGATATACCCAGAAACAGATCGACGACGTCTGCCTCGCTGTGGGCTGGGCCCTGTACAACGACGACAACGTCCACGCGCTTGCCAAGCTGGCTGTCGAGGAGACCGGCTACGGCAACTACGAAAGCAAGGTCACCAAGCACAAGCGCAAGGTCGGCGGAGCTGTTGAAGACATCATTGGCAAGACCTCCGTCGGGCTGATCGAGCGCAACGAAGAGACCGGCATTTCCAAGTATGCCAAGCCTGTAGGCCTGGTTTGCGCGATCCTGCCAGCCACCAACCCCACTGCCACGGCAGGCACCAAGGCCGTGGCCATTCTCAAAGGCCGTAACGCGGTCATCTTCCGCCCAAGCAGCCGGGCCCGCAAAGCCAGCAGCATGGCCGTGGAGTACATGCGCGAGGCCCTGCGCCGCATCGGGGCTCCTGCGGATCTGGTGCAAATCTACAGCGACGCCGACATCCCCACCACGGGCGAGCTCATGCAGAAATGCGACCTGGTTGTGGCCACTGGCGGCGGCCCCATGGTCCGTGCGGCCTACTCCAGCGGTACGCCCTCCTACGGCGTGGGCGTTGGCAACGCCGTTTGCATCATCGCCGATGACGCGGACGTGAAGGAAGCCGTGGCAATGATCGCGAGCAGCAAGACCTTCGACTACGCCACGTCGTGCTCCTCGGAAAACTCCATCATCGTGCAGCGGGGCATCCTGGATGAGGTGCTGGACGAGATCAGAGCCAACAAGGGGTACATCTGCTCACCCGAGGAGAAGGCGAAGCTGCGCAAATGGATGTGGCAGGTCAACGACAAGGGCAAGCTGAAGATCAACGGAAAGGTCGTGGCCCAGTCCGCCACCCGCATCGCGGCCGACGCAGGCATCAAGGTTCCGGCCGACACCAGCATGCTGGTCGTCATGGGCGACGAGCCCGCGGTGGAGGACAAGTTCGCCGACGAGAAGCTGAGCCCCGTCCTGACGGTCTTCACCTATGACGGCTTCGACGAAGCCCTGGCAAAGATCGCGTCCATCACGGACCGCTACGGCCGCGGCCATTCCATGGGCATCCACACCTACCGGACCGACTACATCGAACGCATGGGCCAGACCATGCTGACCAGCCGCATCACTGTCCGCCAGCCCATGGCCGCAGCCAACGGCGGGCACGCCATGAACTATATGCCGCCCACTGCGACCCTGGGCTGCGGCACCTGGGGCAAAAACAGCACCACGGAGAACATCCATTACAAGCACTTCCTGAACGTCACGTGGGTCAACGAGCCACGGCCGGCCAGGGAGTTCTCTGAGGACGCGATCTGGGGCGACTTTTTCGAACGCATCGGCCACAGCGTGCGAGAAGGAGATAGCTATGAAACTGTTTGA